Within Amedibacterium intestinale, the genomic segment TATGCTCTTTTTTAAAAAATAGATCCTCTCTCATTTCTGTATAAACATAATTATCTACAATTGGACGAAAAACTTCTATGATATCGTCACTTAAATTAAACATATTTTGTTTCCCTTTATGAAAAATTCCAAGATTAGGAAGATAACCTTTCGCCACAATGATGGATGTAATTAAAGATCGAAAGATACTGTATCCATAATTTAATCCTGCATTAATAACATCTTCGTCAAAACGGATGAAATTATCCCCATATAATTCTCTAAAGTACATTTTCGCAGCTAATCCTTCACGATTTGTTATATCACCAGGTAATAAATCATCTGTAAAATCATACAATTTCTTTATTACCTCAAAACTTTTCTCGTTTTGTTTTAGTATTTCTATCTGATTCAGAATTTTACAACGAACAATTTCTTGATGTATATAATCTTTTTTCTCATTCTCCCAATGAATTTGCTTTTCAATATTTCCACTAGAGGAAAAATGTCCATTCATTGGTAATAGATAACTCTTTGGCAAATGATCAATTCCACATAAAATCGTACATACATTATTTTCTGTAAGTTTATTTATTAGTGGAACACTCATGTTGGATTTATAATTATCGATGACTAATATTTGAATATCTGAAATAGGAAATAAAATGTCATTACCATTTATTTCTACCTTGAGATTATCTAGGTATAATTTCAAATGTTCACATTTTTCTACATAAATAACTCTATGACCCATAGACAAAAAGAAAAGGCTCCGAAGAGCCGAATCCGGGATAAACCCTTGTTTTGTTAGGTCATATAGATTTTTGCTAGAATATAACCAAGTAGATTATACCCTATTCAAACTCTAATTTCAAGATATTCTGTTTTACTTTATAGAGATTACCCAAAACATCGGTTGCATATTTAGAAACCTCAACACAATTTAAAATTGCAGGTTTTAATTGCTTTTTACAATATGTAAACACAGGCTTTACTTCTATTATTCCATTTTGATCGTTATTCGTTGCCGTAAATTTTAAAATCTCCGAATGGATTCCATCATGATACTTAACTTCTCCCCCATGTTCTGTAGATTCATCGTAAATATATTTATCTCCTTCTTTACGAACAATACCAATCAACTCATCTCTATGCATTGAGCAAATAAATTTCGCATTATCATCAATCTTTTTACGTTTTTTCTCTTCTGCATACCAATTTGCATCAATTACATATTTTTGCTTTTCTTTCTTATAGAATACATCTTTATACCGCACTGTTACAAATCGATATTTTCCATCACTGCATAAATAAATATCTGTACGATAAGGACTTACCTGTTTTAAAATAATTTTCTTATTTTTGACATCATAATTTTTAGAAATATCAATATGACTTCCTAATTGCCCATCTACATATTTCATCGAAGTAATGACAGGTCCATTTCCTTTTTTAGAACATTTTCTAACAGGACCAAATTCTTCTTTATAAAGATATAGAGGATTGTCCCCAACCAGTTTATATGTTACTACACCTTTCTTAACTTCTTTTTTATAGTATTCTTTTGAATCTTTAAATTCATCAAAGTGGTGCATAATAATCTGTTTCAGAATATCAAATGTTTGTGGATCATTTCTAGCCATTAAGTATTTCTGCTCTGTTACACCCGAAAGGATATCATTCGTCAATTTATCAAATTTAGGTTCATAAATATCTTTATATTTTTGTACAATCATTTCTTTATTATCAATATTTCTTGTACTATAAATTGTTTCATCTGCAACTTGTCTGTTAGG encodes:
- the cas1 gene encoding type II CRISPR-associated endonuclease Cas1, with translation MGHRVIYVEKCEHLKLYLDNLKVEINGNDILFPISDIQILVIDNYKSNMSVPLINKLTENNVCTILCGIDHLPKSYLLPMNGHFSSSGNIEKQIHWENEKKDYIHQEIVRCKILNQIEILKQNEKSFEVIKKLYDFTDDLLPGDITNREGLAAKMYFRELYGDNFIRFDEDVINAGLNYGYSIFRSLITSIIVAKGYLPNLGIFHKGKQNMFNLSDDIIEVFRPIVDNYVYTEMREDLFFKKEHKEALIQLTNKRVVIDDRKQTVANAINVMLDSIFRYFDDVDTKLLFPLPILYDL